One Primulina huaijiensis isolate GDHJ02 chromosome 5, ASM1229523v2, whole genome shotgun sequence DNA segment encodes these proteins:
- the LOC140977615 gene encoding uncharacterized protein has protein sequence MIRMISGGATDGDSGRARKAHGRRLENFEISRDADLPQDHVISFGPEDLRGIVAPHNDVLVVTATIANYDVARIFIDNGSSVNILFKSTLDQMKVEGFEFDPVSTPLYGFAGHAIPPLGQITLALSLGRDPRRVTKMITFTVVDTLSSYNGILGRPALKDFRAVASTYHQKLKFPVEKEVRVLCGDHKFARRCYEGMVKDEGKRARVEVNMIRRGRSGLPVARKEVWEVMEEEPEVIVLGPEKKMLRIARDLDLRVREELIALLQDNLSVFAWSAQELTRTAPDVAEHRLNILPNARPVKQKKRHFGPEKDKVIQKEVSELLEAGHIREVQFPTWLSNVVLVPKSSGKWRMCVDFRDLNKA, from the coding sequence ATGATTCGCATGATCTcggggggtgctactgatggagactctggGCGAGCTCGGAAAGCACACGGGAGGAGGTTGGAGAATTTTGAGATATCCAGGGATGCAGACTTACCCCAAGATCATGTCATCAGCTTCGGGCCAGAAGACCTTCGAGGTATCGTGGCTCCTCATAACGACGTCTTGGTGGTGACAGCCACTATTGCCAACTACGATGTGGCAAGGATCTTCATTGATAATGGGAGCTCTGTAAATATATTGTTCAAGAGCACGTTGGATCAGATGAAGGTGGAAGGGTTCGAGTTTGATCCGGTCTCCACTCCTCTGTATGGGTTCGCGGGACATGCCATTCCGCCGCTGGGTCAAATTACTCTTGCCCTATCTTTGGGGCGCGACCCTCGGCGGGTAACAAAGATGATAACATTTACCGTGGTGGATACCCTCTCATCATATAATGGAATCCTGGGGCGGCCAGCCTTAAAGGATTTCAGAGCCGTAGCCTCCACGTATCATCAGAAGTTGAAGTTTCCTGTGGAGAAGGAAGTGAGAGTCTTGTGCGGGGACCACAAGTTCGCGCGTCGGTGTTATGAAGGGATGGTGAAGGACGAGGGGAAGAGGGCGCGGGTGGAAGTTAATATGATTAGAAGGGGGAGGAGTGGGTTGCCCGTAGCGAGGAAGGAGGTTTGGGAGGTTATGGAGGAAGAACCGGAGGTCATAGTGCTGGGACCCGAAAAGAAAATGCTCAGAATAGCCCGTGACCTTGACCTAAGGGTTAGGGAGGAACTCATTGCTTTATTACAGGACAATCTAAGCGTGTTCGCTTGGTCAGCTCAAGAGCTCACTAGGACGGCCCCGGATGTGGCGGAGCATCGGTTGAACATCTTGCCGAATGCTCGCCCAGTAAAACAGAAAAAAAGACATTTCGGGCCTGAGAAAGATAAAGTTATACAGAAAGAGGTCAGTGAATTGCTTGAGGCTGGGCACATTCGAGAAGTGCAATTTCCTACTTGGCTATCGAATGTTGTCCTAGTCCCGAAGAGTTCAGGGAAGTGGAGGATGTGTGTGGACTTCAGAGATCTCAACAAGGCATAA
- the LOC140977616 gene encoding uncharacterized protein — protein sequence MSGRLIKWITELGEYDIQYEPRTSIKAQALADFLAETVHQENEDPWKVYVDGSSSKEGSGVWVVLISPAGEEVKLAVRLDFRASNNEAEYEAVLARLRAAMNVGATRVLIFSDSQLVAQQMKEAYDVKDEKLIEYCREVDRVREKFTEITFVQIPRKENEKADTLAKMAGTMGSWKNRDVVFQVELTPHMSSPAVEQEEEDGEPL from the coding sequence ATGTCTGGCCGTTTGATCAAGTGGATTACTGAGCTAGGAGAGTATGACATCCAGTATGAGCCAAGAACATCTATCAAAGCACAAGCCTTAGCCGATTTTCTGGCTGAGACCGTGCATCAAGAAAATGAGGACCCTTGGAAAGTATATGTGGATGGTTCTTCTTCGAAGGAGGGAAGCGGGGTGTGGGTGGTACTGATTTCACCAGCTGGGGAGGAGGTGAAATTAGCGGTTAGGTTGGATTTTCGAGCATCCAACAATGAGGCAGAATATGAGGCTGTGTTGGCAAGACTTCGAGCAGCCATGAATGTGGGAGCTACCCGGGTACTTATTTTttctgactctcagctggtggCACAACAGATGAAGGAAGCGTatgatgtgaaagatgagaaactTATTGAGTATTGTCGAGAAGTGGACAGGGTCAGAGAGAAGTTCACAGAGATTACATTTGTACAGATTCCCcggaaagaaaatgaaaaggcaGACACTCTGGCCAAAATGGCTGGGACAATGGGAAGTTGGAAGAATAGAGATGTGGTCTTTCAGGTCGAACTCACACCTCACATGAGTTCACCTGCAGTTGAGCAAGAGGAAGAGGATGGAGAACCGCTATAA